Proteins encoded in a region of the Deltaproteobacteria bacterium genome:
- a CDS encoding putative DNA binding domain-containing protein, producing MKSITKLIKDEESTELEFKQAPPKDEALCELFVALANTCGGDLVLGVEDKTKKIRGINDSELIKIEERIANICANKVIPSIVPIMRIERLEEKAILVVHIDMGFQKPYRTANGSKVYVRIGSSTRRADEATEQSLAFQNMGVLWETLPCANASMEDINLEIVTKFLRNRISPTSKKIFGDLPAWLVSKRFARDISGKLLPTNAGVLLFSNDPSSHIPSARLECARFQGASIRDFLDKQTFSAPIWELYDHALGFLRKHIPLKALRTHDARKEFLSYPIEAFREFMFNALVHTNYAINSSIKLAIFDDVIEITNPGGLPLGLTLSDVGTGVSILRNPLIASAFHEMGFIETWGTGVAFAQEKLRERGLPTAQFREKGFFLQVSSVWRWGADILEHEHKILLYATQKETINSSLISEHLGCSARTARSYLAKLANKGLLRKVGTTKGVVYTLR from the coding sequence ATGAAGAGCATCACAAAACTAATAAAAGACGAAGAATCAACAGAACTAGAGTTCAAGCAGGCTCCACCTAAAGATGAAGCTCTCTGCGAGCTTTTTGTGGCATTAGCCAATACTTGTGGGGGCGATTTAGTTCTAGGAGTTGAGGATAAAACGAAAAAGATACGCGGTATAAATGATAGCGAGCTCATTAAGATTGAGGAAAGAATTGCCAATATCTGTGCAAACAAAGTTATTCCCTCGATTGTACCGATAATGCGAATTGAGCGTTTGGAGGAAAAAGCTATCTTAGTGGTTCACATTGATATGGGTTTTCAAAAGCCTTATCGTACCGCTAATGGTAGCAAGGTCTACGTGCGGATTGGTAGTTCAACCCGAAGAGCCGATGAAGCAACAGAGCAATCCTTGGCATTCCAAAACATGGGAGTGCTTTGGGAGACCCTTCCCTGCGCTAATGCTTCAATGGAAGACATAAATTTAGAGATAGTAACTAAATTTCTTAGAAACAGAATTTCGCCAACTAGTAAGAAAATATTCGGCGATCTACCAGCTTGGCTGGTTAGCAAGAGATTTGCTAGAGACATATCTGGTAAGCTTTTGCCAACTAATGCTGGAGTATTGCTGTTTTCTAACGATCCTTCTAGTCATATTCCAAGTGCTCGGTTAGAATGTGCACGTTTCCAGGGAGCAAGTATAAGAGATTTCTTAGATAAGCAGACTTTTTCGGCTCCTATCTGGGAGCTATACGACCATGCTCTTGGCTTTTTGCGAAAGCACATTCCTCTTAAAGCACTTCGAACACATGATGCCCGAAAAGAATTCTTGTCCTACCCTATTGAAGCTTTTAGGGAATTTATGTTCAACGCTTTAGTTCATACTAACTATGCGATAAATTCAAGCATTAAACTTGCAATTTTCGATGATGTCATAGAAATCACTAATCCGGGCGGCTTGCCGCTTGGTCTAACATTGTCTGATGTTGGAACTGGTGTTTCTATTCTTCGAAATCCACTAATAGCGTCTGCGTTTCATGAAATGGGATTTATTGAGACATGGGGGACAGGCGTAGCTTTTGCCCAAGAGAAACTGCGAGAACGAGGTTTGCCCACTGCGCAGTTTCGTGAAAAGGGATTTTTTCTACAGGTTTCCTCAGTATGGAGATGGGGAGCGGATATTTTAGAACATGAACACAAGATTTTGTTGTACGCCACGCAAAAAGAGACAATCAATTCAAGCCTGATAAGCGAGCATCTAGGTTGTAGCGCACGTACGGCTAGAAGCTATTTAGCTAAACTCGCTAACAAAGGTTTGTTAAGAAAAGTTGGTACAACTAAAGGTGTCGTATATACATTGCGCTAA